A portion of the Rhinolophus sinicus isolate RSC01 linkage group LG16, ASM3656204v1, whole genome shotgun sequence genome contains these proteins:
- the RNF215 gene encoding RING finger protein 215 isoform X2, protein MGPTARPALRSPPSPPPPPPPSPLLLLLPLLPLWLGLAGPGAAADGSEPVAVAGAGRGGARAVRVDVRLPRQDALVLEGVRIGPEAAPAPRLGGRLLLMDLVDAEQEVPTEGWIAVAYVGREQFHQESQGNGPQAYPKALIQQMRRALFLGASALLLLILNHNVVRELDISQLLLRPVIVLHYSSNVTKLLEALLQRTQATAEITSGESLSANIEWKLTLWTTCGLSKDGYGGWQDLVCLGGSRAQEQKPLQQLWNAILLVAMLLCTGLMVQAQRQASRQSQREPGGQVGASPRESGAVSPQACQTVPVLPPQVDLLKRRVVRRLASLKTRRCRLGRAAQGPPEPGAETCAVCLDYFCNKQWLRVLPCKHEFHRDCVDPWLMLQQTCPLCKFNVLGNRYSDD, encoded by the exons ATGGGCCCCACCGCTCGCCCCGCGCTGAGGTcgccgccgtcgccgccgccTCCTCCGCCGCCATCGccgctgttgctgctgctgcccctgctgcCGCTTTGGCTGGGCCTGGCGGGACCCGGGGCCGCTGCCGACGGCAGCGAGCCCGTGGCAGTggcaggggcggggcggggcggggcccgTGCGGTGCGGGTGGACGTGAGGCTACCGCGGCAGGACGCTCTGGTCCTGGAGGGCGTCAGGATTGGCCCTGAGGCCGCCCCGGCGCCGCGGCTGGGCGGCCGCCTGCTGCTG ATGGATCTCGTGGATGCTGAGCAGGAGGTGCCCACGGAAGGCTGGATTGCAGTGGCGTATGTGGGCAGGGAGCAGTTCCACCAGGAGAGCCAGGGCAATGGGCCGCAGGCTTATCCCAAGGCCCTGATCCAGCAG ATGCGGAGGGCGCTCTTCCTGGGAGCCTCTGCCCTGCTCCTCCTCATCTTGAACCACAACGTGGTCCGAGAG CTAGACATATCCCAGCTTCTGCTCAGGCCGGTGATCGTCCTCCATTATTCTTCAAATGTCACCAAGCTATTGGAGGCACTGCTACA gaGGACCCAGGCCACAGCTGAGATCACCAGCGGAGAGTCCCTGTCAGCCAACATCGAGTGGAAGCTGACCCTGTGGACCACCTGTGGCCTCTCCAAGGATGGCTACGGAGGATGGCAGGACCTGGTGTGCCTGGGAGGCAGTCGGGCCCAGGAGCAG aaGCCCCTGCAGCAGCTGTGGAACGCCATCCTGCTGGTGGCCATGCTTCTGTGCACCGGCCTCATGGTCCAAGCCCAGCGGCAGGCATCAAGACAGAGCCAGCGGGAGCCAGGAGGCCAGGTGGGAGCCAGCCCGAGGGAGTCCGGTGCCGTCAGCCCTCAGGCCTGCCAAACTGTCCCTGTCCTCCCCCCACAGGTGGACCTGCTCAAGCGCCGTGTGGTGCGGAGACTGGCATCCCTTAAGACCCGGCGCTGCCGGCTGGGCAGAGCGGCACAGGGTCCCCCGGAGCCTGGTGCCGAGACCTGTGCTGTGTGTCTGGACTACTTCTGCAACAAGCAG TGGCTCCGGGTGCTGCCCTGTAAGCATGAGTTTCACCGAGACTGCGTGGACCCCTGGCTGATGCTCCAGCAAACCTGCCCGTTATGCAAATTCAATGTCCTAG GGAACCGCTACTCAGATGATTAG
- the RNF215 gene encoding RING finger protein 215 isoform X4: MGPTARPALRSPPSPPPPPPPSPLLLLLPLLPLWLGLAGPGAAADGSEPVAVAGAGRGGARAVRVDVRLPRQDALVLEGVRIGPEAAPAPRLGGRLLLMDLVDAEQEVPTEGWIAVAYVGREQFHQESQGNGPQAYPKALIQQMRRALFLGASALLLLILNHNVVRELDISQLLLRPVIVLHYSSNVTKLLEALLQRTQATAEITSGESLSANIEWKLTLWTTCGLSKDGYGGWQDLVCLGGSRAQEQKPLQQLWNAILLVAMLLCTGLMVQAQRQASRQSQREPGGQVGASPRESGAVSPQACQTVPVLPPQVDLLKRRVVRRLASLKTRRCRLGRAAQGPPEPGAETCAVCLDYFCNKQWLRVLPCKHEFHRDCVDPWLMLQQTCPLCKFNVLGEHQGWGPLAGSTWSPPDASLPVLFPPPRREPLLR, translated from the exons ATGGGCCCCACCGCTCGCCCCGCGCTGAGGTcgccgccgtcgccgccgccTCCTCCGCCGCCATCGccgctgttgctgctgctgcccctgctgcCGCTTTGGCTGGGCCTGGCGGGACCCGGGGCCGCTGCCGACGGCAGCGAGCCCGTGGCAGTggcaggggcggggcggggcggggcccgTGCGGTGCGGGTGGACGTGAGGCTACCGCGGCAGGACGCTCTGGTCCTGGAGGGCGTCAGGATTGGCCCTGAGGCCGCCCCGGCGCCGCGGCTGGGCGGCCGCCTGCTGCTG ATGGATCTCGTGGATGCTGAGCAGGAGGTGCCCACGGAAGGCTGGATTGCAGTGGCGTATGTGGGCAGGGAGCAGTTCCACCAGGAGAGCCAGGGCAATGGGCCGCAGGCTTATCCCAAGGCCCTGATCCAGCAG ATGCGGAGGGCGCTCTTCCTGGGAGCCTCTGCCCTGCTCCTCCTCATCTTGAACCACAACGTGGTCCGAGAG CTAGACATATCCCAGCTTCTGCTCAGGCCGGTGATCGTCCTCCATTATTCTTCAAATGTCACCAAGCTATTGGAGGCACTGCTACA gaGGACCCAGGCCACAGCTGAGATCACCAGCGGAGAGTCCCTGTCAGCCAACATCGAGTGGAAGCTGACCCTGTGGACCACCTGTGGCCTCTCCAAGGATGGCTACGGAGGATGGCAGGACCTGGTGTGCCTGGGAGGCAGTCGGGCCCAGGAGCAG aaGCCCCTGCAGCAGCTGTGGAACGCCATCCTGCTGGTGGCCATGCTTCTGTGCACCGGCCTCATGGTCCAAGCCCAGCGGCAGGCATCAAGACAGAGCCAGCGGGAGCCAGGAGGCCAGGTGGGAGCCAGCCCGAGGGAGTCCGGTGCCGTCAGCCCTCAGGCCTGCCAAACTGTCCCTGTCCTCCCCCCACAGGTGGACCTGCTCAAGCGCCGTGTGGTGCGGAGACTGGCATCCCTTAAGACCCGGCGCTGCCGGCTGGGCAGAGCGGCACAGGGTCCCCCGGAGCCTGGTGCCGAGACCTGTGCTGTGTGTCTGGACTACTTCTGCAACAAGCAG TGGCTCCGGGTGCTGCCCTGTAAGCATGAGTTTCACCGAGACTGCGTGGACCCCTGGCTGATGCTCCAGCAAACCTGCCCGTTATGCAAATTCAATGTCCTAGGTGAGCACCAAGGGTGGGGGCCGTTGGCTGGCTCTACCTGGTCCCCACCTGATGCCTCCCTCCctgttctttttcctcctccccgcAGGGAACCGCTACTCAGATGA
- the CCDC157 gene encoding coiled-coil domain-containing protein 157 isoform X1 yields the protein MSRPDTGAEAATPETGALRMAHLLGSQACMDSLRKDLTDLQGTIVDVFSRAGPVRFPSWKFPDRVACDLDMVALLERYDHVPGDPEFTQLSHAVLLELVIDRLLLLLQSCGSYLENLGSEQTVPLAQVAGPCMSVGLTVRRFWNSLLKLGMLYQQAPPQKRATQGESPTSKPTAKGEPARSPEVLTAKFKSPSPRPGLAQPCQEPDSVPIIVSLQSRARTTENTRSIQSQTVETALVPCDACTSVQGSLREVGKVVISLCQSQNLPSSLGQFQQLVQDSMGLRPLPAATVGHWAAEQSKDLTRLSKHVGALTQLVGPLRAQLEEADGQKDALRKQVSELEQILQQEQGERQRQADETQQRRAKWEHDKQQLLTETSDLKMKVATLERELKQQQETTQAVETKAQQLQEEAERRAEAERQVQQLEEQVQLLAGRLDGASQQIRWASTELDKEKARVDSMVRHQESLQAKQRALLQQLDSLDQEREELRGSLDEAEAQRAHVEEQLQSVQSEREQGQCQLRAQQELLQSLQGEKQGLEQATTDLRLTISELELELVELKERERLLVTFPDLHRPVEAQIQSSGNVTDDMERQVQANDIRIRVLQEENGRLRSMLSKIQEVAQQGGLKLIPQDQLCTPPGQGIQGAVPPAQAQRASPGPLGRRYLPGSRMASAGRTLPGQPRTSPPRQPCGRPSKSSLEDVTQSTTCAQNPMRALARLRRRLSPSRGQAGPTHQPQERPM from the exons ATGAGCCGACCAGACACAGGGGCTGAGGCTGCGACGCCGGAGACTG GAGCCTTGAGGATGGCTCACCTGCTGGGCAGCCAGGCCTGCATGGACAGCCTGCGCAAGGACCTCACCGACCTGCAGGGCACCATCGTAGATGTCTTTTCCCGTGCCGGACCCGTGCGCTTTCCCTCCTGGAAGTTTCCTGACCGCGTGGCCTGTGACCTGGACATGGTGGCCCTGCTAGAACGCTATGACCATGTGCCAGGTGACCCCGAGTTCACACAGCTGTCCCATGCTGTGCTGTTGGAACTGGTCATCGACAG GCTCCTGCTGCTGCTTCAGAGCTGTGGGAGCTACTTGGAGAACCTCGGTTCGGAGCAGACAGTGCCCCTTGCCCAGGTTGCAGGGCCCTGCATGTCTGTGGGGCTCACAGTACGGCGCTTCTGGAATAGCCTGCTGAAGCTGGGCATGCTGTACCAGCAGGCTCCCCCTCAG AAAAGGGCAACCCAAGGGGAGAGCCCCACCTCCAAGCCCACAGCCAAAGGCGAGCCAGCCAGGAGCCCTGAAGTTCTGACTGCCAAGTTCAAGTCCCCCTCCCCACGGCCAGGCTTGGCCCAGCCCTGCCAAGAGCCGGACAGCGTCCCCATCATCGTCTCCCTGCAGTCTCGAGCCAGGACCACTGAGAACACCAGGAGTATCCAATCCCAGACTGTGGAGACAGCCCTGGTGCCCTGTGATGCATGCACCAGTGTCCAGGGCAGCCTGCGGGAAGTGGGCAAGGTAGTCATTAGCCTGTGTCAGAGCCAGAACTTGCCCTCATCCTTGGGCCAGTTTCAGCAGCTGGTGCAGGACAGCATGGGGCTCAGGCCACTGCCAGCCGCCACTGTGGGCCACTGGGCAGCAGAGCAGAGCAAAGACCTGACACGCCTCAGTAAGCATGTGGGGGCCCTCACTCAGCTTGTTGGGCCCCTCagggcccagctggaggaggCCGATGGGCAGAAGGATGCACTGAGGAAGCAGGTGAGCGAGCTGGAGCAGATACTGCAGCAGGAGCAGGGGGAGCGGCAGCGGCAGGCGGATGAGACCCAGCAGCGCCGGGCCAAATGGGAGCACGACAAGCAGCAGCTGCTCACAG AAACAAGTGACCTCAAGATGAAGGTGGCCACCCTGGAGAGGGAGCTGAAGCAACAGCAGGAGACCACGCAGGCCGTGG AGACAAAGGCCCAGCAGCTGCAGGAGGAGGCTGAGCGCAGGGCAGAGGCCGAGAGGCAGGTGCAGCAGCTAGAGGAGCAGGTGCAGCTGCTGGCAGGGCGGCTGGACGGGGCCAGCCAGCAGATCCGCTGGGCCAGCACGGAGCTGGACAAGGAGAAGGCCCGCGTTGACAGCATGGTCCGCCATCAGGAG TCCCTGCAGGCCAAACAGCGAGCCCTGCTACAGCAGCTGGACAGCCTGGACCAGGAGCGCGAGGAGCTTCGGGGCAGTCTGGATGAGGCCGAGGCCCAGCGGGCCCACGTGGAGGAGCAGCTGCAGAGTGTGCAGAGTGAGAGGGAGCAGGGGCAGTGCCAGCTCCGGGCCCAGCAG GAGCTGCTGCAGAGCCTGCAGGGGGAAAAGCAAGGCCTGGAGCAGGCGACGACAGATCTGCGGTTGACCATCTCGGAGCTGGAACTGGAGCTCGTGGAGCTGAAGGAGCGGGAGCGGCTGCTGGTGACCTTCCCAGACCTGCACAGACCTGTCGAGGCCCAGATCCAAA GCTCCGGCAATGTCACGGATGACATGGAGAGGCAGGTACAGGCCAACGACATCCGCATCCGGGTCCTGCAGGAGGAGAATGGGCGGCTCCGGTCGATGCTATCCAAAATTCAGGAGGTAGCCCAGCAGGGGGGCCTCAAG CTGATCCCGCAGGACCAGCTCTGCACCCCTCCCGGCCAGGGAATCCAGGGAGCAgtgcccccagcccaggcccagagAGCATCCCCAGG GCCCCTGGGTAGGCGGTACCTACCTGGCAGCAGGATGGCCAGTGCAGGCAGGACCCTGCCTGGCCAGCCCCGGACATCCCCACCTCGGCAGCCCTGTGGCCGGCCCAGCAAGTCCTCCCTAGAGGATGTGACCCAGTCGACCACCTGTGCCCAGAACCCCATGCGGGCCTTGGCCAGGCTGAGGAGGAGACTGTCACCAAGCCGGGGCCAGGCCGGACCTACACACCAGCCCCAGGAACGGCCCATGTAG
- the CCDC157 gene encoding coiled-coil domain-containing protein 157 isoform X2 has translation MAHLLGSQACMDSLRKDLTDLQGTIVDVFSRAGPVRFPSWKFPDRVACDLDMVALLERYDHVPGDPEFTQLSHAVLLELVIDRLLLLLQSCGSYLENLGSEQTVPLAQVAGPCMSVGLTVRRFWNSLLKLGMLYQQAPPQKRATQGESPTSKPTAKGEPARSPEVLTAKFKSPSPRPGLAQPCQEPDSVPIIVSLQSRARTTENTRSIQSQTVETALVPCDACTSVQGSLREVGKVVISLCQSQNLPSSLGQFQQLVQDSMGLRPLPAATVGHWAAEQSKDLTRLSKHVGALTQLVGPLRAQLEEADGQKDALRKQVSELEQILQQEQGERQRQADETQQRRAKWEHDKQQLLTETSDLKMKVATLERELKQQQETTQAVETKAQQLQEEAERRAEAERQVQQLEEQVQLLAGRLDGASQQIRWASTELDKEKARVDSMVRHQESLQAKQRALLQQLDSLDQEREELRGSLDEAEAQRAHVEEQLQSVQSEREQGQCQLRAQQELLQSLQGEKQGLEQATTDLRLTISELELELVELKERERLLVTFPDLHRPVEAQIQSSGNVTDDMERQVQANDIRIRVLQEENGRLRSMLSKIQEVAQQGGLKLIPQDQLCTPPGQGIQGAVPPAQAQRASPGPLGRRYLPGSRMASAGRTLPGQPRTSPPRQPCGRPSKSSLEDVTQSTTCAQNPMRALARLRRRLSPSRGQAGPTHQPQERPM, from the exons ATGGCTCACCTGCTGGGCAGCCAGGCCTGCATGGACAGCCTGCGCAAGGACCTCACCGACCTGCAGGGCACCATCGTAGATGTCTTTTCCCGTGCCGGACCCGTGCGCTTTCCCTCCTGGAAGTTTCCTGACCGCGTGGCCTGTGACCTGGACATGGTGGCCCTGCTAGAACGCTATGACCATGTGCCAGGTGACCCCGAGTTCACACAGCTGTCCCATGCTGTGCTGTTGGAACTGGTCATCGACAG GCTCCTGCTGCTGCTTCAGAGCTGTGGGAGCTACTTGGAGAACCTCGGTTCGGAGCAGACAGTGCCCCTTGCCCAGGTTGCAGGGCCCTGCATGTCTGTGGGGCTCACAGTACGGCGCTTCTGGAATAGCCTGCTGAAGCTGGGCATGCTGTACCAGCAGGCTCCCCCTCAG AAAAGGGCAACCCAAGGGGAGAGCCCCACCTCCAAGCCCACAGCCAAAGGCGAGCCAGCCAGGAGCCCTGAAGTTCTGACTGCCAAGTTCAAGTCCCCCTCCCCACGGCCAGGCTTGGCCCAGCCCTGCCAAGAGCCGGACAGCGTCCCCATCATCGTCTCCCTGCAGTCTCGAGCCAGGACCACTGAGAACACCAGGAGTATCCAATCCCAGACTGTGGAGACAGCCCTGGTGCCCTGTGATGCATGCACCAGTGTCCAGGGCAGCCTGCGGGAAGTGGGCAAGGTAGTCATTAGCCTGTGTCAGAGCCAGAACTTGCCCTCATCCTTGGGCCAGTTTCAGCAGCTGGTGCAGGACAGCATGGGGCTCAGGCCACTGCCAGCCGCCACTGTGGGCCACTGGGCAGCAGAGCAGAGCAAAGACCTGACACGCCTCAGTAAGCATGTGGGGGCCCTCACTCAGCTTGTTGGGCCCCTCagggcccagctggaggaggCCGATGGGCAGAAGGATGCACTGAGGAAGCAGGTGAGCGAGCTGGAGCAGATACTGCAGCAGGAGCAGGGGGAGCGGCAGCGGCAGGCGGATGAGACCCAGCAGCGCCGGGCCAAATGGGAGCACGACAAGCAGCAGCTGCTCACAG AAACAAGTGACCTCAAGATGAAGGTGGCCACCCTGGAGAGGGAGCTGAAGCAACAGCAGGAGACCACGCAGGCCGTGG AGACAAAGGCCCAGCAGCTGCAGGAGGAGGCTGAGCGCAGGGCAGAGGCCGAGAGGCAGGTGCAGCAGCTAGAGGAGCAGGTGCAGCTGCTGGCAGGGCGGCTGGACGGGGCCAGCCAGCAGATCCGCTGGGCCAGCACGGAGCTGGACAAGGAGAAGGCCCGCGTTGACAGCATGGTCCGCCATCAGGAG TCCCTGCAGGCCAAACAGCGAGCCCTGCTACAGCAGCTGGACAGCCTGGACCAGGAGCGCGAGGAGCTTCGGGGCAGTCTGGATGAGGCCGAGGCCCAGCGGGCCCACGTGGAGGAGCAGCTGCAGAGTGTGCAGAGTGAGAGGGAGCAGGGGCAGTGCCAGCTCCGGGCCCAGCAG GAGCTGCTGCAGAGCCTGCAGGGGGAAAAGCAAGGCCTGGAGCAGGCGACGACAGATCTGCGGTTGACCATCTCGGAGCTGGAACTGGAGCTCGTGGAGCTGAAGGAGCGGGAGCGGCTGCTGGTGACCTTCCCAGACCTGCACAGACCTGTCGAGGCCCAGATCCAAA GCTCCGGCAATGTCACGGATGACATGGAGAGGCAGGTACAGGCCAACGACATCCGCATCCGGGTCCTGCAGGAGGAGAATGGGCGGCTCCGGTCGATGCTATCCAAAATTCAGGAGGTAGCCCAGCAGGGGGGCCTCAAG CTGATCCCGCAGGACCAGCTCTGCACCCCTCCCGGCCAGGGAATCCAGGGAGCAgtgcccccagcccaggcccagagAGCATCCCCAGG GCCCCTGGGTAGGCGGTACCTACCTGGCAGCAGGATGGCCAGTGCAGGCAGGACCCTGCCTGGCCAGCCCCGGACATCCCCACCTCGGCAGCCCTGTGGCCGGCCCAGCAAGTCCTCCCTAGAGGATGTGACCCAGTCGACCACCTGTGCCCAGAACCCCATGCGGGCCTTGGCCAGGCTGAGGAGGAGACTGTCACCAAGCCGGGGCCAGGCCGGACCTACACACCAGCCCCAGGAACGGCCCATGTAG
- the RNF215 gene encoding RING finger protein 215 isoform X3 yields MGPTARPALRSPPSPPPPPPPSPLLLLLPLLPLWLGLAGPGAAADGSEPVAVAGAGRGGARAVRVDVRLPRQDALVLEGVRIGPEAAPAPRLGGRLLLMDLVDAEQEVPTEGWIAVAYVGREQFHQESQGNGPQAYPKALIQQMRRALFLGASALLLLILNHNVVRELDISQLLLRPVIVLHYSSNVTKLLEALLQRTQATAEITSGESLSANIEWKLTLWTTCGLSKDGYGGWQDLVCLGGSRAQEQKPLQQLWNAILLVAMLLCTGLMVQAQRQASRQSQREPGGQVDLLKRRVVRRLASLKTRRCRLGRAAQGPPEPGAETCAVCLDYFCNKQWLRVLPCKHEFHRDCVDPWLMLQQTCPLCKFNVLGNRYSDD; encoded by the exons ATGGGCCCCACCGCTCGCCCCGCGCTGAGGTcgccgccgtcgccgccgccTCCTCCGCCGCCATCGccgctgttgctgctgctgcccctgctgcCGCTTTGGCTGGGCCTGGCGGGACCCGGGGCCGCTGCCGACGGCAGCGAGCCCGTGGCAGTggcaggggcggggcggggcggggcccgTGCGGTGCGGGTGGACGTGAGGCTACCGCGGCAGGACGCTCTGGTCCTGGAGGGCGTCAGGATTGGCCCTGAGGCCGCCCCGGCGCCGCGGCTGGGCGGCCGCCTGCTGCTG ATGGATCTCGTGGATGCTGAGCAGGAGGTGCCCACGGAAGGCTGGATTGCAGTGGCGTATGTGGGCAGGGAGCAGTTCCACCAGGAGAGCCAGGGCAATGGGCCGCAGGCTTATCCCAAGGCCCTGATCCAGCAG ATGCGGAGGGCGCTCTTCCTGGGAGCCTCTGCCCTGCTCCTCCTCATCTTGAACCACAACGTGGTCCGAGAG CTAGACATATCCCAGCTTCTGCTCAGGCCGGTGATCGTCCTCCATTATTCTTCAAATGTCACCAAGCTATTGGAGGCACTGCTACA gaGGACCCAGGCCACAGCTGAGATCACCAGCGGAGAGTCCCTGTCAGCCAACATCGAGTGGAAGCTGACCCTGTGGACCACCTGTGGCCTCTCCAAGGATGGCTACGGAGGATGGCAGGACCTGGTGTGCCTGGGAGGCAGTCGGGCCCAGGAGCAG aaGCCCCTGCAGCAGCTGTGGAACGCCATCCTGCTGGTGGCCATGCTTCTGTGCACCGGCCTCATGGTCCAAGCCCAGCGGCAGGCATCAAGACAGAGCCAGCGGGAGCCAGGAGGCCAG GTGGACCTGCTCAAGCGCCGTGTGGTGCGGAGACTGGCATCCCTTAAGACCCGGCGCTGCCGGCTGGGCAGAGCGGCACAGGGTCCCCCGGAGCCTGGTGCCGAGACCTGTGCTGTGTGTCTGGACTACTTCTGCAACAAGCAG TGGCTCCGGGTGCTGCCCTGTAAGCATGAGTTTCACCGAGACTGCGTGGACCCCTGGCTGATGCTCCAGCAAACCTGCCCGTTATGCAAATTCAATGTCCTAG GGAACCGCTACTCAGATGATTAG
- the RNF215 gene encoding RING finger protein 215 isoform X1 produces MGPTARPALRSPPSPPPPPPPSPLLLLLPLLPLWLGLAGPGAAADGSEPVAVAGAGRGGARAVRVDVRLPRQDALVLEGVRIGPEAAPAPRLGGRLLLMDLVDAEQEVPTEGWIAVAYVGREQFHQESQGNGPQAYPKALIQQMRRALFLGASALLLLILNHNVVRELDISQLLLRPVIVLHYSSNVTKLLEALLQRTQATAEITSGESLSANIEWKLTLWTTCGLSKDGYGGWQDLVCLGGSRAQEQKPLQQLWNAILLVAMLLCTGLMVQAQRQASRQSQREPGGQVDLLKRRVVRRLASLKTRRCRLGRAAQGPPEPGAETCAVCLDYFCNKQWLRVLPCKHEFHRDCVDPWLMLQQTCPLCKFNVLGEHQGWGPLAGSTWSPPDASLPVLFPPPRREPLLR; encoded by the exons ATGGGCCCCACCGCTCGCCCCGCGCTGAGGTcgccgccgtcgccgccgccTCCTCCGCCGCCATCGccgctgttgctgctgctgcccctgctgcCGCTTTGGCTGGGCCTGGCGGGACCCGGGGCCGCTGCCGACGGCAGCGAGCCCGTGGCAGTggcaggggcggggcggggcggggcccgTGCGGTGCGGGTGGACGTGAGGCTACCGCGGCAGGACGCTCTGGTCCTGGAGGGCGTCAGGATTGGCCCTGAGGCCGCCCCGGCGCCGCGGCTGGGCGGCCGCCTGCTGCTG ATGGATCTCGTGGATGCTGAGCAGGAGGTGCCCACGGAAGGCTGGATTGCAGTGGCGTATGTGGGCAGGGAGCAGTTCCACCAGGAGAGCCAGGGCAATGGGCCGCAGGCTTATCCCAAGGCCCTGATCCAGCAG ATGCGGAGGGCGCTCTTCCTGGGAGCCTCTGCCCTGCTCCTCCTCATCTTGAACCACAACGTGGTCCGAGAG CTAGACATATCCCAGCTTCTGCTCAGGCCGGTGATCGTCCTCCATTATTCTTCAAATGTCACCAAGCTATTGGAGGCACTGCTACA gaGGACCCAGGCCACAGCTGAGATCACCAGCGGAGAGTCCCTGTCAGCCAACATCGAGTGGAAGCTGACCCTGTGGACCACCTGTGGCCTCTCCAAGGATGGCTACGGAGGATGGCAGGACCTGGTGTGCCTGGGAGGCAGTCGGGCCCAGGAGCAG aaGCCCCTGCAGCAGCTGTGGAACGCCATCCTGCTGGTGGCCATGCTTCTGTGCACCGGCCTCATGGTCCAAGCCCAGCGGCAGGCATCAAGACAGAGCCAGCGGGAGCCAGGAGGCCAG GTGGACCTGCTCAAGCGCCGTGTGGTGCGGAGACTGGCATCCCTTAAGACCCGGCGCTGCCGGCTGGGCAGAGCGGCACAGGGTCCCCCGGAGCCTGGTGCCGAGACCTGTGCTGTGTGTCTGGACTACTTCTGCAACAAGCAG TGGCTCCGGGTGCTGCCCTGTAAGCATGAGTTTCACCGAGACTGCGTGGACCCCTGGCTGATGCTCCAGCAAACCTGCCCGTTATGCAAATTCAATGTCCTAGGTGAGCACCAAGGGTGGGGGCCGTTGGCTGGCTCTACCTGGTCCCCACCTGATGCCTCCCTCCctgttctttttcctcctccccgcAGGGAACCGCTACTCAGATGA